The following proteins are encoded in a genomic region of Myxococcota bacterium:
- the carB gene encoding carbamoyl-phosphate synthase large subunit produces the protein MPRRDDIHTILVIGSGPIVIGQACEFDYSGTQACKALREEGYRVVLLNSNPATIMTDPETADATYIEPMTVDAVDRILAVEKPDALLPTIGGQTALNLAIDLAEAGVLEKHGVQLIGANLAAIMKAEDRDQFRVAMEKIGLRMPRSGYARSLDDARRIVKDTGLPAIIRPSFTLGGTGGSVAFTAEEFEPKVKWALDQSPRHECMVEQSVLGWKEYELEVMRDRADNVVIICSIENFDAMGVHTGDSITVAPAQTLTDREYQEMRDAAVAIMREIGVDTGGSNVQFGVDPETGEIVVIEMNPRVSRSSALASKATGFPIAKLAAKLAVGYTLDELRNDITRETPASFEPTIDYVVTKVPRFAFEKFPGADSRLTTQMKSVGEVMAIGRTFKESLQKALRSLEIGHAGLEPPELPEGVDLWEGIDAPSPGRMWLLAEALRRGASVDEVHARSHVDPWFLRNLAQVVAAERDLAALAGESEAERARWLRPAKQLGFSDRRLADLWATSEDAVRALRAAHDVRPVYKRVDTCAAEFEAHTPYLYSTYEDECEAEPTDRRKIMILGGGPNRIGQGIEFDYCCVHAVFALQDAGYETIMVNCNPETVSTDYDTADRLYFEPLTLEDVLEIVRVERPEGIIVQYGGQTPLKLAVPLERAGAPVIGTPPDAIDRAEDRERFDALLEELGLERPPGDVARSAAEAERVAERIGYPVLVRPSYVLGGRAMQIVRDVEGLRGYMRDAVQASPEHPVLIDSFLADAIEVDVDAVCDGERVVVGGIMEHIEEAGVHSGDSACSLPPYSLPKAVLDEILVSTRKLALELGVRGLMNVQYAVKDGRVYVIEVNPRASRTVPFVSKAIGVPLAKLGALVMVGKTLAELGFTEEVVPAHFSVKEAVLPFVKFPGSDTLLGPEMKSTGEVMGIDSDFGRAYAKAQTQAGNALPTGGRVLVSLRADEHDRAAEPMRTLVECGFEIVATAGTRDALAKHGIDAKLVKKVRDGSPHTVDLIEAGDVQLVINTVAPDPEAIADSYSMRRAALMRGIPYCTTMAAARASAGAIRAMREGSIGVRSLQEIHARMRGA, from the coding sequence GTGCCGCGACGCGACGACATCCACACGATCCTGGTCATCGGCTCCGGTCCGATCGTCATCGGGCAGGCCTGCGAGTTCGACTACTCGGGCACGCAGGCGTGCAAGGCGCTGCGCGAGGAGGGCTACCGCGTCGTCCTCCTGAACAGCAACCCCGCGACGATCATGACCGACCCGGAGACGGCCGACGCGACCTACATCGAGCCGATGACGGTCGACGCCGTCGACCGGATCCTGGCGGTCGAGAAGCCCGACGCGCTGCTGCCGACGATCGGCGGGCAGACGGCGCTCAACCTCGCGATCGACCTCGCCGAGGCCGGCGTGCTCGAGAAGCACGGCGTGCAGCTGATCGGCGCGAACCTCGCGGCGATCATGAAGGCCGAGGATCGCGACCAGTTCCGCGTCGCGATGGAGAAGATCGGCCTGCGCATGCCGCGCTCGGGCTACGCGCGCTCGCTCGACGACGCGCGGCGCATCGTGAAGGACACGGGCCTGCCGGCGATCATCCGCCCGAGCTTCACGCTCGGCGGCACGGGCGGCAGCGTCGCGTTCACGGCGGAGGAGTTCGAGCCCAAGGTCAAGTGGGCGCTCGACCAGTCGCCGCGCCACGAGTGCATGGTCGAGCAGAGCGTGCTCGGCTGGAAGGAGTACGAGCTCGAGGTGATGCGCGACCGCGCGGACAACGTGGTCATCATCTGCTCGATCGAGAACTTCGACGCGATGGGCGTGCACACCGGTGACTCGATCACCGTCGCGCCCGCGCAGACGCTCACCGACCGCGAGTACCAGGAGATGCGCGACGCGGCGGTCGCGATCATGCGCGAGATCGGCGTCGACACGGGCGGCTCGAACGTGCAGTTCGGCGTCGATCCGGAGACCGGCGAGATCGTCGTGATCGAGATGAACCCGCGCGTCTCGCGCTCGTCCGCGCTCGCGTCGAAGGCGACGGGCTTCCCGATCGCGAAGCTCGCCGCGAAGCTCGCCGTCGGGTACACGCTCGACGAGCTGCGCAACGACATCACGCGCGAGACGCCGGCGTCCTTCGAGCCGACGATCGACTACGTCGTCACGAAGGTGCCGCGCTTCGCCTTCGAGAAGTTCCCGGGCGCCGATTCCCGCCTGACGACGCAGATGAAGTCGGTCGGCGAGGTGATGGCGATCGGGCGCACGTTCAAGGAGAGCCTGCAGAAGGCGCTGCGCTCGCTCGAGATCGGCCACGCCGGGCTCGAGCCGCCGGAGCTCCCGGAGGGCGTCGACCTGTGGGAGGGCATCGACGCGCCGAGCCCCGGGCGGATGTGGCTGCTCGCCGAGGCGCTGCGCCGCGGAGCGAGCGTCGACGAGGTCCACGCGCGCTCGCACGTCGACCCGTGGTTCCTGCGCAACCTCGCGCAGGTCGTCGCGGCCGAGCGCGACCTCGCCGCGCTCGCGGGCGAGAGCGAGGCGGAGCGCGCGCGCTGGCTGCGGCCCGCGAAGCAGCTCGGCTTCTCCGACCGGCGGCTCGCCGACCTGTGGGCGACGAGCGAGGACGCGGTGCGCGCGCTGCGCGCGGCGCACGACGTGCGTCCCGTCTACAAGCGCGTCGACACCTGCGCGGCGGAGTTCGAGGCGCACACGCCGTACCTGTACTCGACGTACGAGGACGAGTGCGAGGCGGAGCCGACCGACCGGCGGAAGATCATGATCCTCGGCGGCGGGCCGAACCGCATCGGACAGGGCATCGAGTTCGACTACTGCTGCGTGCACGCCGTGTTCGCGCTGCAGGACGCGGGCTACGAGACGATCATGGTCAACTGCAACCCGGAGACGGTGTCGACCGACTACGACACGGCCGATCGCCTCTACTTCGAGCCGCTCACGCTCGAGGACGTGCTCGAGATCGTCCGCGTCGAGCGGCCCGAGGGCATCATCGTGCAGTACGGCGGGCAGACGCCGCTCAAGCTCGCCGTGCCGCTCGAGCGCGCCGGCGCGCCCGTGATCGGCACGCCGCCCGACGCCATCGACCGCGCCGAGGATCGCGAGCGCTTCGACGCGCTGCTCGAGGAGCTCGGCCTCGAACGCCCGCCGGGCGACGTCGCGCGCAGCGCGGCCGAGGCCGAGCGCGTGGCCGAGCGCATCGGCTATCCGGTGCTCGTGCGGCCCTCCTACGTGCTCGGCGGGCGCGCGATGCAGATCGTGCGCGACGTCGAAGGGCTGCGCGGGTACATGCGCGACGCCGTGCAGGCCTCGCCCGAGCACCCGGTCCTGATCGACTCCTTCCTCGCGGACGCGATCGAGGTCGACGTCGACGCGGTGTGCGACGGCGAGCGCGTCGTCGTCGGCGGCATCATGGAGCACATCGAGGAGGCGGGCGTGCACTCGGGCGACTCCGCCTGCTCGCTGCCGCCCTATTCGCTGCCGAAGGCGGTGCTCGACGAGATCCTCGTGTCGACGCGCAAGCTCGCGCTCGAGCTCGGCGTGCGCGGCCTCATGAACGTGCAGTACGCGGTGAAGGACGGCCGCGTCTACGTGATCGAGGTGAACCCGCGCGCCTCGCGCACCGTGCCGTTCGTGTCGAAGGCGATCGGCGTGCCGCTCGCGAAGCTCGGCGCGCTCGTGATGGTCGGGAAGACGCTCGCCGAGCTCGGCTTCACCGAGGAGGTCGTGCCCGCGCACTTCTCGGTGAAGGAGGCCGTGCTCCCGTTCGTGAAGTTCCCGGGCTCCGACACGCTGCTCGGCCCCGAGATGAAGAGCACGGGCGAGGTGATGGGCATCGACTCCGACTTCGGGCGGGCCTACGCGAAGGCGCAGACGCAGGCCGGCAACGCGCTCCCGACGGGAGGGCGCGTGCTCGTGTCGCTGCGCGCCGACGAGCACGACCGCGCGGCCGAGCCGATGCGCACGCTCGTCGAGTGCGGCTTCGAGATCGTCGCCACGGCGGGCACGCGCGACGCGCTCGCGAAGCACGGCATCGACGCGAAGCTCGTGAAGAAGGTCCGCGACGGCTCGCCGCACACGGTCGACCTGATCGAGGCCGGCGACGTGCAGCTCGTGATCAACACGGTCGCGCCCGACCCGGAGGCGATCGCGGACTCGTACTCGATGCGCCGCGCGGCGCTGATGCGAGGCATCCCGTACTGCACGACGATGGCGGCGGCGCGCGCGTCGGCGGGGGCGATCCGCGCGATGCGCGAGGGCTCGATCGGCGTGCGCTCGCTCCAGGAGATCCACGCGCGCATGCGCGGCGCGTGA
- the recG gene encoding ATP-dependent DNA helicase RecG, translating to MSATPWQRAIAELRAALGAARGDEAAPGLPDEARLRDALARALALCVPPELRDALARRVDAREAAAPGSDAHALATRELARALEEWESDAFAERALGRSVEALPGVGPKRAHGLAERGLGRVVDLLFHLPQAYDDRRSLEAIGDLRVGQHATVIGTVRSKRVESKVARGRAQRVLEAVVGDDTGTLVLRWFRASDRLAAALEPGVRVLATGDVRRYRFAKEMVHPELERLGDGDAPDASGADASGADASGSDARPPAEDAELRVVPAYACPEGVAPRTFRTLVATAVERYSDLVPGWLPDALARDAGLPAPGEALRRVHAPEREARVRDYAGFASPAHERLVLEELYLLELGLALRHARRARAPGIALDASRGAAADAQLPFALTAAQARALAEIRGDLARPSPMSRLLQGDVGSGKTAVAFLAAVTATADGHQAAFMAPTELLAEQHARSLARLAAALPAGLRPRLARLTASLPRAEADAVRARLARGEVDLVVGTHALVQDDVRIPRLALAIVDEQHRFGVRQRAALAARGEGARAPHALVMTATPIPRTLALTLYGDLDVSVIDALPPGRAPTATWLAREGDGKQVAEALRAALDRGEQAYVVFPLVEESEKVDLRSAVDGARRIARAYPDARVDLVHGRLSAEERAAAMARFESGETRILVSTTVIEVGVDVANATLMIVEHAERFGLAQLHQLRGRVGRGGAPGTCVLVARGGGEESEARLRAMLETTDGFRIADADLRIRGPGEFLGTRQSGHLPSLRVADLVRDARLVARARNAAFATVRADPALGGAPGLLRAVEQRWGERLALAGVG from the coding sequence GTGAGCGCGACGCCCTGGCAGCGCGCGATCGCCGAGCTGCGCGCCGCGCTCGGCGCGGCCCGGGGCGACGAGGCGGCGCCCGGCCTCCCGGACGAGGCGCGGCTCCGCGACGCGCTCGCACGCGCTCTCGCGCTGTGCGTTCCACCCGAGCTTCGCGACGCGCTCGCGCGGCGCGTCGACGCCCGCGAGGCGGCGGCGCCGGGGAGTGACGCGCACGCGCTCGCGACGCGCGAGCTCGCGCGCGCGCTCGAGGAGTGGGAATCGGACGCCTTCGCGGAGCGCGCGCTCGGGCGCAGCGTCGAGGCGCTTCCGGGCGTCGGTCCGAAGCGCGCGCACGGGCTCGCCGAGCGCGGGCTCGGGCGCGTCGTCGACCTGCTCTTCCACCTGCCGCAGGCCTACGACGATCGCCGCTCGCTCGAGGCCATCGGCGACCTGCGCGTGGGGCAGCACGCGACCGTGATCGGCACCGTGCGCTCGAAGCGCGTCGAGTCGAAGGTCGCGCGCGGGCGCGCGCAGCGCGTGCTCGAGGCCGTCGTCGGCGACGACACGGGCACGCTCGTGCTGCGCTGGTTCCGCGCGAGCGACCGGCTCGCGGCCGCGCTCGAGCCGGGCGTGCGCGTGCTCGCGACGGGCGACGTGCGCCGCTACCGCTTCGCGAAGGAGATGGTCCACCCGGAGCTCGAGCGGCTCGGCGACGGCGACGCTCCCGACGCCAGCGGCGCCGACGCGAGCGGCGCCGATGCGAGCGGCTCCGACGCGCGGCCGCCCGCCGAGGACGCGGAGCTGCGCGTCGTGCCCGCCTACGCGTGCCCGGAGGGCGTCGCGCCGCGCACGTTCCGCACGCTCGTCGCGACCGCCGTCGAGCGCTACAGCGACCTCGTTCCGGGCTGGCTCCCCGACGCGCTCGCGCGCGACGCGGGCCTGCCCGCGCCGGGCGAGGCGCTGCGGCGCGTGCACGCGCCCGAGCGCGAAGCGCGCGTGCGCGACTACGCGGGCTTCGCGTCGCCCGCGCACGAGCGCCTCGTGCTCGAGGAGCTCTACCTGCTCGAGCTCGGGCTCGCGCTCCGGCACGCGCGCCGCGCGCGCGCGCCGGGCATCGCGCTCGACGCGTCGCGCGGCGCGGCGGCCGACGCGCAGCTCCCGTTCGCGCTCACCGCCGCGCAGGCGCGCGCGCTCGCGGAGATCCGCGGCGACCTCGCGCGCCCGTCGCCGATGTCGCGCCTGCTGCAGGGCGACGTCGGGAGCGGCAAGACGGCGGTCGCCTTCCTCGCCGCGGTCACCGCGACGGCCGACGGGCACCAGGCCGCGTTCATGGCGCCGACGGAGCTCCTGGCCGAGCAGCACGCGCGCTCGCTCGCGCGGCTCGCGGCGGCGCTGCCCGCCGGCCTGCGGCCGCGCCTCGCGCGGCTCACGGCGTCGCTCCCGCGCGCCGAGGCCGACGCGGTGCGCGCGCGGCTCGCGCGCGGCGAGGTCGACCTCGTCGTCGGCACGCACGCGCTCGTGCAGGACGACGTCCGCATCCCGCGCCTCGCGCTCGCGATCGTCGACGAGCAGCACCGCTTCGGCGTCCGGCAGCGCGCGGCGCTCGCCGCGCGAGGGGAGGGCGCGCGCGCGCCGCACGCGCTCGTGATGACCGCGACGCCGATCCCGCGCACGCTCGCGCTCACGCTCTACGGGGACCTCGACGTGTCGGTGATCGACGCGCTCCCGCCGGGCCGCGCGCCGACCGCGACCTGGCTCGCGCGCGAGGGCGACGGCAAGCAGGTGGCCGAGGCGCTGCGCGCGGCGCTCGACCGCGGCGAGCAGGCCTACGTCGTGTTCCCGCTCGTCGAGGAGAGCGAGAAGGTCGACCTGCGCTCCGCCGTCGACGGCGCGCGACGCATCGCGCGCGCCTACCCCGACGCGCGCGTCGATCTCGTGCACGGCCGCCTCTCGGCGGAGGAGCGCGCGGCCGCGATGGCGCGCTTCGAGTCGGGCGAGACGCGCATCCTCGTGTCGACGACCGTGATCGAGGTCGGCGTCGACGTCGCGAACGCGACGCTCATGATCGTCGAGCACGCCGAGCGCTTCGGCCTCGCGCAGCTCCACCAGCTGCGCGGGCGCGTCGGGCGCGGCGGCGCCCCCGGCACGTGCGTGCTCGTCGCGCGCGGCGGTGGCGAGGAGAGCGAGGCGCGCCTGCGCGCGATGCTCGAGACGACGGACGGCTTCCGCATCGCCGACGCCGACCTGCGCATCCGCGGGCCGGGCGAGTTCCTGGGCACGCGCCAGAGCGGCCACCTGCCGAGCCTGCGCGTGGCCGACCTCGTGCGCGACGCGCGGCTCGTCGCGCGCGCGCGCAACGCGGCCTTCGCGACCGTGCGCGCCGACCCGGCGCTCGGCGGCGCGCCCGGCCTCCTGCGCGCGGTCGAGCAGCGCTGGGGCGAGCGCCTCGCGCTCGCCGGAGTGGGTTGA
- a CDS encoding IMP cyclohydrolase, which translates to MYAGRIVAVGRTPGGANAVLYRVSSRSFPNRKAVDLGGRLAIVPREGHEGDVQKNPYIAYACLRIAEAHGERFAIATNGSHTDPIAEKVAMGVPPRDALAACLLAMDYEKDDFDTPRIAAAVPQRGDAGWLAIVRRDALVVKEVALRDGHSSWISTYEGDDVREAQAIALDAADAAAAARFVAGGGGYAGLVNPVTSAAAVATASGFELATHVVG; encoded by the coding sequence ATGTACGCAGGACGCATCGTCGCCGTGGGGCGCACGCCGGGGGGCGCGAACGCCGTTCTCTACCGCGTGTCGTCGCGCTCGTTCCCGAACCGCAAGGCCGTCGACCTCGGCGGGCGGCTCGCGATCGTCCCGCGCGAGGGGCACGAGGGCGACGTCCAGAAGAACCCGTACATCGCCTACGCGTGCCTGCGCATCGCGGAGGCGCACGGCGAGCGCTTCGCGATCGCGACGAACGGCAGCCACACCGACCCGATCGCCGAGAAGGTCGCGATGGGCGTGCCGCCGCGCGACGCGCTCGCCGCGTGCCTGCTCGCGATGGACTACGAGAAGGACGACTTCGACACGCCGCGCATCGCGGCCGCCGTGCCGCAGCGCGGCGACGCGGGCTGGCTGGCCATCGTGCGGCGCGACGCGCTCGTGGTGAAGGAGGTCGCGCTGCGCGACGGCCACTCGAGCTGGATCTCGACCTACGAGGGCGACGACGTGCGCGAGGCACAGGCGATCGCGCTCGACGCCGCCGACGCGGCGGCCGCCGCGCGCTTCGTCGCCGGCGGGGGTGGCTATGCCGGGCTCGTGAACCCGGTGACGAGCGCGGCCGCCGTGGCGACGGCGAGCGGCTTCGAGCTCGCGACGCACGTCGTCGGCTGA